A single Tamandua tetradactyla isolate mTamTet1 chromosome X, mTamTet1.pri, whole genome shotgun sequence DNA region contains:
- the LAGE3 gene encoding EKC/KEOPS complex subunit LAGE3, with amino-acid sequence MQAEDAGASGPGGREGAGSSGGRPVGDASRVARTPHAPGPGGDATPAVTGPGSPVHRFSLSVPFPSRREAEIACGSLAPDAEPHREAIEKQLTVAGSALAVQWTAGDPRLLRISILNFLDQLSLVVRTMQRFGPPVSR; translated from the exons ATGCAGGCGGAAGACGCAGGCGCAAGTGGCCCCGGGGGCCGCGAGGGCGCGGGCTCCTCGGGGGGCCGCCCGGTCGGTGACGCGTCTCGGGTCGCGCGGACACCGCACGCCCCAGGGCCGGGTGGAGACGCCACGCCCGCGGTCACCGGGCCGGGAAGCCCAGTACACCGATT CTCCCTCAGTGTCCCTTTCCCGTCCCGCAGGGAGGCGGAGATCGCCTGCGGCTCCCTGGCCCCGGATGCCGAACCCCACCGGGAGGCGATTGAGAAGCAGCTCACTGTGGCTGGCAGCGCCCTGGCCGT CCAGTGGACTGCCGGTGACCCCCGCCTCCTCCGAATTTCCATCCTGAACTTTCTGGACCAGCTTTCCCTGGTGGTGCGGACAATGCAGCGCTTCGGGCCCCCCGTTTCACGCTAG
- the UBL4A gene encoding ubiquitin-like protein 4A, with product MQLTVKALQGRECSLQVSEDELVATLKHLVSEKLNVPVRQQRLLFKGKALADGKRLSDYSIGPNSKLNLAVKPLEKVLLEADTARRRAEAPPSPPPPATWQLISKVLGRHFSAADASRVLEQLQRDYERSLSRLTLDDIERLASRFLHPEVTEALEKGLSK from the exons ATGCAGCTGACGGTAAAGGCGCTCCAGGGCCGGGAGTGCAGCCTGCAG GTGTCAGAGGACGAGCTGGTGGCCACGCTCAAGCATCTGGTCTCCGAGAAGCTCAACGTCCCCGTGCGCCAGCAGCGGCTGCTGTTCAAGGGCAAGGCCCTGGCAG ATGGGAAGCGACTGTCCGACTACAGCATCGGACCCAATTCCAAGCTCAACCTAGCAGTCAAGCCCCTGGAGAAGGTGTTGCTGGAAGCAGACACGGCCCGGAGACGGGCCGAGGCGCcgccttcacccccaccccccgccacctGGCAGCTGATCTCCAAAGTCTTAGGCCGACATTTCAGCGCCGCAGATGCCAGTCGGGTCCTGGAGCAGCTCCAGCGG GATTACGAGAGGTCCCTGAGCCGCCTGACACTGGATGACATCGAACGCTTGGCTAGCCGCTTCCTGCACCCCGAAGTGACCGAGGCCCTGGAGAAGGGGCTCTCCAAATAA
- the SLC10A3 gene encoding P3 protein, with translation MLLGRASPKGHQAAWCHCTGPLAMFRATLLLASLPWGVRGTAGASLGMALGPTGPLPGAHYLNIGDGSVMEFEFPEESEGIIVISSRYPGQHNGTGPGPTLRVTSLDTEVLTIQNVSALSWGGGRGFVVSIRSGLAGLAPLHISLLDHREAQPVVIEERRDFRIKVSPAEDTPTSLSTDLVHFSENPLLYLLLPLIFVNKCSFGCKVELQDLKGLLQNPQPMLLGLLGQFLVMPFYAFLLAKAFMLPKALALGLIVTCSSPGGGGSYLFSLLLGGDVTLAISMTFISTVAATGLLPLSSAMYSHLLSIHETLHLPISKILGTLLFIAIPIAAGVVIKCKLPKFSQLLLQVIKPFSFVLLLGGLFLAYHMGVFILVGVSFPIVLAGLTVPLVGLLVGYCLARCLKLPEAQRRTVSIEVGVQNSLLALAVLQLSFRRLQADYASQAPFIVALSGTSEMLAMVVGHFIYSSLFPVP, from the coding sequence ATGCTGTTAGGGAGGGCCAGCCCCAAGGGGCACCAGGCCGCGTGGTGTCATTGCACAGGCCCCCTGGCCATGTTCAGGGCTACCCTGCTGCTGGCCAGCCTGCCATGGGGGGTCCGAGGGACAGCCGGGGCCAGCCTCGGCATGGCTCTGGGCCCCACCGGGCCGCTTCCGGGGGCCCACTACTTGAACATTGGGGATGGCTCCGTGATGGAGTTTGAGTTCCCAGAGGAGAGCGAGGGCATCATCGTCATCTCTAGCCGGTACCCAGGCCAGCACAACGGGACAGGGCCCGGCCCCACTCTCAGGGTCACCTCCCTGGACACGGAGGTGCTAACTATCCAGAACGTGAGTGCCTTAAGTTGGGGAGGCGGGCGTGGCTTCGTGGTGAGCATCCGCTCCGGCCTGGCGGGGCTGGCCCCACTGCACATCAGTCTCCTGGACCACCGGGAGGCCCAGCCCGTGGTGATTGAGGAGCGGAGAGATTTCCGCATCAAGGTCTCCCCGGCAGAAGACACGCCCACCAGCCTCAGCACCGACCTGGTCCACTTCTCGGAGAACCCCCTGCTCTACCTACTCCTGCCGCTGATCTTCGTCAACAAGTGTTCGTTTGGGTGCAAGGTGGAGCTCCAGGACCTGAAGGGGCTTCTGCAGAACCCCCAGCCCATGCTGCTTGGCCTGCTGGGCCAGTTCCTTGTCATGCCGTTCTACGCCTTCCTGCTGGCCAAGGCCTTCATGCTGCCCAAGGCCCTGGCGCTCGGCCTCATTGTCACCTGCTCTTCacccgggggtggggggagctacCTCTTCAGCCTTCTTCTCGGAGGGGACGTCACCCTTGCCATCTCGATGACGTTCATCTCAACGGTGGCCGCCACCGGCCTGCTGCCCCTGTCCTCCGCCATGTACAGCCACCTGCTCAGCATCCACGAGACGCTCCACCTGCCCATCTCCAAGATCCTGGGGACCCTGCTCTTCATCGCCATCCCCATCGCGGCAGGGGTGGTGATCAAGTGCAAGCTGCCCAAGTTCTCCCAGCTGCTGCTGCAGGTCATCAAGCCCTTCAGCTTCGTCCTCCTCCTGGGCGGCCTCTTCCTGGCCTACCACATGGGGGTCTTCATCCTGGTGGGCGTCAGCTTCCCCATTGTGCTGGCCGGCCTCACGGTGCCCCTGGTGGGCCTCCTGGTGGGCTACTGCCTGGCCAGGTGCCTGAAGCTGCCTGAGGCCCAGCGGCGGACCGTGAGCATCGAGGTCGGGGTGCAGAACAGCCTGCTGGCCTTGGCCGTGCTGCAGCTGTCCTTCCGCCGCCTCCAGGCCGACTACGCCTCCCAGGCCCCCTTCATCGTGGCGCTGAGCGGCACCTCGGAGATGCTGGCCATGGTGGTTGGCCACTTCATCTACAGCAGCCTGTTCCCAGTTCCCTGA